Part of the Leptolyngbya sp. BL0902 genome, TCCTTGCCCCTACCCCGCCGGATGCTGCTCTAGCACCTTGGCCAAATACTTGCCCGTGTAGGAACCCACCACCTGGGCCACCGCTTCCGGGGTGCCCTGGGCGATCAATTCGCCGCCTCGGTCGCCGCCCTCTGGGCCGAGGTCAACAATCCAGTCGGCGCAGCGGATGACGTCCAGGTTGTGTTCAATCATCAGCACCGAGTTGCCCTTGTCCACCAGGCGTTGCACCACATCCAGCAGTTTGTGGACATCGTAGAAGGACAGCCCGGTGGTGGGTTCGTCGATGAGATAGAGGGTTTTTCCGGTGGAGCGGCGGGCCAGTTCGGAGGCGAGTTTCATCCGTTGGGCTTCGCCACCGGAGAGGGTGGGGGCGGTTTGGCCCAGGCGGATATAGCCCAGGCCCACGTCCACCATCGTTTGCAGGCGGCTGGCGGCCTGGGGGATATTTTCAAAGAAGGCGAGGGCTTCTTCGGCGGTCATGTTCAGCACGTCGGAGATGTTTTTGCCCTTGTAGGTGACTTGCAGGGTTTCGCGGTTGTAGCGCGCCCCTTTGCACACCTCGCACTGCACATAGACATCGGGCAAAAAGTTCATTTCAATCACGTTCACGCCCTGGCCACCGCAGGCTTCGCAGCGTCCGCCCTTGACGTTGAAGGAAAACTGCCCCGCCTTGTAGCCCCGCGCCTTGGCCTCGATGGTTTCGGTGAACAGGTTGCGGATGACGTCGAACACGCCCGTGTAGGTGGCGGGGTTGGAGCGGGGGGTGCGGCCAATGGGGGATTGGTCGATGACGATGACTTTATCCAGGGCTTTGAGGCCATCCAGCTTTTCCAGGTCTTTGGGGAAGGGGACTTTGCTGCCGAAGTGGTGTTGTAGGGCGGGATAGAGCAACTCGTTGACCAGGGTGGATTTGCCGGAGCCGGATACCCCCGTAATGCAAACCAGCTTGCCCAGGGGCAGCTCCACGTCCAGGTTTTTCAGGTTGTTGCGGTGGGCATTTTTGAGGGTGAGGGATCGCCCGTTGCCGCTGCGCCGTTCTGCTGGGGTGGGAATGCTGAGCCGCCCGGAGAGGTACGCGCCCGTGAGGGAATCCTTCGCCGTGGTCAGCGCCTTCAGGTCGCCCTCGGCCACAATCGCACCGCCGTGGATGCCCGCCCCAGGGCCGATATCGACGAGGTGATCGGCGGCGCGGATGGTGTCTTCGTCGTGCTCCACTACGATCAGGGTGTTGCCCAGATCCCGCAGGCGGGTGAGGGTGTTGAGCAGGCGGTCGTTGTCCCGCTGGTGCAGACCGATGCTGGGTTCATCCAACACGTAGAGCACCCCGGTTAGGCCAGAGCCGATTTGGGTGGCCAGTCGGATGCGCTGGGCCTCGCCACCGGAGAGGGTCATCGCCGTGCGGTGCAGGGTGAGGTAGTCCAGCCCCACGTCCATCATGAACTGCAAGCGGGCGCGGATTTCCCGCAGCACCAAGGCCCCAATTTGCAGTTGGCGGGCCGAGAGCTTGGGCGCGTCGCCTTCTTCGCCCACCAGGTTACGAATGCGGCTGAGGCATTCCCGAATCGAGACATTGGTGAGGTCGCTGATCGAGTGGGGGCCAATGCGGACGGCGTTGGATTCCGGCTTCAGGCGGGTGCCGTGGCAGACTTCGCAGGTCTGATCGACCAGGTATTTCTCTAGCTTTTGCTTGTAGAGTTCCGAGGTGGTTTCCTTATACTGTCGTTCCAGGATGGGCAAAACGCCCTCATACTGGCGATAGTAGCCCTTGCGCTCCCGGTAGCGCGAGTCGGATTCAATGTAGATTTTTTCCTCGCTGCCGTGGAGAACGATGTGCTGCTGTTCGGGGGTGAGGCTGTCCCAGCGGGATTGGATTTCAAAGCCAAAGGCTTGGCCGACGCTGTAGAGCAGCGAGAAATAATAGGTGTTGTCCTTTTCCGACCAGGGGGCCACGGCGGCGTAGACGGGCAGGGTGGGATCGGGCACCACCAAATCCGCCGAAAAGGTGCGCAGACTGCCCAACCCGTGGCAGTGGGGACAAGCGCCATAGGGCGAGTTGAAGGAGAATAATCGCGGCGACAATTCCTCCATCACCGCCCCATGTTCGGGACAGGCGAAGTTTTCCGAAAAGACCAGTTCCTTCGGCAACGCATCGGCCAAGGCCGCACCATAGCTACCCCCGGCCTCCGCCGCCTGGGGGACTCGATCCGGTAGGCGATCCGATAAAGACACGACATTATCCTTGGCGGCCACTGCTTCGGATCCTGATTCCTGGTTCTTGTCGGCCAGAATGTCAATCACCGCGATCCCCTCCGACCGCTTTAGACAAGTGGCCAAGGAATCCGCCAAACGTTCCTGCAAACCGTCTTTTTTCACCAAACGATCTACGACGACTTCGATATGGTGGCTATGGTTTTTGTCGAGTTCAATGTTGTCGGTCAGTTCGCGAATTTCCCCATTCACCCGCACCCGCACAAAACCTTCCGACGCAAGGCTGGAGATCAGCTTTTTGTGAGTTCCCTTCTTGCCGCGCACCACGGGGGCGAGGATTTGGAATCGCGTCCGATCCGGCAGGGCCATTACCCGGTCGATCATTTGGTCGATGGTTTGGGGCGAAATGCTGCGGTCGCAGTGGGGACAGTGGGGATCCCCGGCCCGCCCGTAGAGCAGACGCAGATAGTCGTAGATTTCCGTCACCGTACCCACCGTGGAGCGGGGGTTGTGGGAGGTGGACTTTTGGTCGATGGAAATGGCGGGACTCAGTCCCTCAATGGCATCCACATCGGGCTTATCCACCTGGCCCAAAAACTGCCGCGCATAGGCACTGAGGGATTCCACATAGCGGCGCTGACCCTCGGCAAAAATCGTGTCGAAGGCCAGGGAGGACTTGCCGGAACCGGAGACCCCCGTAAACACCACCAGCTTGTTGCGGGGAATCTCTAAGTCCAGATTCTTGAGATTATGCTGGCGCGCTCCCCGAATGCGAATCACGTTGTCATCGAGGGCGGAATGGTGGTGGGCGAGTCCAGCGTGGCCGAGGTCAATCCCGGATTCCGCGGGACTGTCCTGACCGTTGACGGCCTGTTTGCTGGTGGATTTTTTCCTGCTTGTCTTGCCCGTGGTGGAGGCTTTACCCGTTGTGGACGCTCGCCCGTTGCGAGAGTTGTCGGATTTCTTAGCAGCAGCGTCCGATTTCGGCATATTGGGGGGCTTCGTGACAATGCCCTATCAATTTAACATTTATACACACAGGTGTCTGAGGCCCGACGCTCTTTAGGAAGGCTTACCCAGATCACGCTGCCCAGCCGCAGGAAGCCCCCCAACCCCCGCCCCTTATGCGGGAGAGGATCCAAAAGGATGTGCCCCGGCGCTACGGACGGGTCAAGGCATGTGTCCGAGGAACGAAACCTACAACACTTTTTCCAAAAACTGCTGGGCGCGATCACTCTTGGGGCTGCTGAAGAACACATCGGGCGGGGCATCTTCCACCAAATAGCCGCCATCGAGAAACAGCACCCGGTCGGCCACTTCGCGGGCAAACCCCATTTCGTGGGTGACGATGCACATGGTAATGCCCGTATCGGCTAGCCCCTTCATCACGTCTAGCACTTCTTTCACCATTTCGGGGTCGAGGGCGCTGGTGGGTTCATCGAAGAGCATGGTGTCGGGCTGCATGGCCAGGGCGCGGGCAATGGCCACCCGCTGTTTTTGTCCACCGGAAAGCCGGGAAGGATACTGATCTGCCTTTTCGGCAAGCCCCACCTTGGTGAGCAAATCCAGGGCAATTTGGCTGGCGTCGGCCTTAGACAGTCCCTTCACCTTCATGGGGGCGTAGGTGAGGTTTTCCATCACCGTTTTGTGGGGAAATAGGTTGAAGTGTTGGAATACCATGCCCACATTTTGGCGCACTTTTAGGATGTCGCACTTGGGGGAGGTGATATCCATGCCGTCCACAAAAATGTGGCCAGCAGTGGGGGTTTCTAGCAAATTAATGCAGCGCAAAAGGGTGGATTTTCCTGACCCAGAAGGGCCAATAATCGCCACGACCTGACCCGTTTCTACCTCCGTGGAAATGTCCTTGAGGACTTCCAATGGCCCAAAGGATTTGACCAGACGTTCGATTCTAATCACTGCGGCGCATCCTCCGTTCCAACACTTGGGCGGCCTGGGTGAGACCCATAACCATGATGTAGTAGATAACGCCGACCACAATCAGCGGCTCGAAATACAAAAAGGTTTGCCCCGCCACCACCTGCGCCCGCCGCATCAAATCCAGCACGCCGATGGTGGAGACCAGGGCAGAATCCTTCAGCAGGGCGATGCTTTCGTTCACCATGGCAGGCAAGATATTTTTGAACGCCTGGGGCAAAATGATGTCCAGCATCATCAGCTTGTAGGGCACCCCCAAGGACAGCGCCGCCTCCCGCTGTCCCTTATCCACCGCCATAATGCCCGCCCGGATGGTTTCGGAACTGTAGGCGGCGGAGTTGAGGGCAAAGGTGAGCACCCCGGCCTCAATGGGGGTAATGCGGTAGCCGATGAGCTGAGGAGTGGCAAAGTAGACCAGGGCCAACTGCAAAATCAGCGGCGTACCCCGAAAAATGGAGGTGTAAAACTCCGCAAACCACCGCACAGGCTTCACTGAGGAAATTTTCAGCAGTGACAACAGCGTGCCCAGGGTGAACCCAAACACCGCCGACAGCAGCGTGAACTGAAGCGTCACCACAACGCCCCTAAGGATGAAGGGCAGCGATGGAACAATTTGACTAAAATCTAGGTTCATGGCGATGCCCTAACTTTCCCGGTCGCCAAACCACTTCAGCACCAACTCTTCCATCAGGCCGCTGCTCTTCATTTCCGCCAGCACCCGGTTAAAGTCCTCCACTCTTTCGGAGTCCTTGGGGAAGGCAATGGCTGAGCCTGCTGCTTCTTGGTCTTCGATTTCCACGGCTCTCAGGTCGGGGTTGTTGGCCAAAAAGCCATCGGCCACGGTGTTCTCCATGATGGCAGCGTCAATCCGGCCCGACCGCAGCTCTTGGACGATTTCGTTAATCCGGTTGAGGGGGGCCAAGGTGAGGTTTGGCACCTCCGCCACGAGGTCGTTGCCCAGCCCCTCTTGGATGGATCCTAACTGCACGCCCAGGGTTTTTCCCGCCAGGTCTTGTGGCCCGGTGATGGCTTGATCCGCCGGGAACACCAGCATATTTCTGGCTTCAAAGTAGATTTCGGAGAAGTCTACATTCTGCTTGCGTTCTTCGGTGGGGGTCATGCCCGCCATCACAAAGTCGGCCCGTCCAGCCTGCAACGCCGGAATTAGGCCATTGAAATCCATATTGGTGATTTCTAGCTCGTAGCCCAACTCCGTGGCAATGTGGCGGGCAATGTCGATATCAAACCCCACAATTTCCTCGGTGCCGCCGGAGGTCTCCACAAATTCGTAGGGGGGATAGTCTGCCGAGGTGGCCATCACCAAGGTTTGCCCCCCGCTCCCTCCTGTTGAGGAGCCACCGCCACAGGCTGAGGTGAGCCCCACCGTCAAGCAGGCCACAGCGGCGGTAGAAGCCAAAAACCAACGGCGTTTCATGGGGACTCCTTAAAACCAGTTCTAAAGGGGGTATTCCTAACAGTTAGGAAGATTAACCCCCGAATATAGTGCATAGCTTGGGCTTTCGCCATACCCAGGCTAATCACCCCCGTGATCTGGTGCTGGCGCGTAGATTACATTTTGGGGGTTTGGTGTCTTGGGTGGCCGAGGATTTCCAGAATGCCTCTCCTGGCGTTCTGGACTCCCCCAAGGGTGATATAACAGAAATACTCACCGGGAGAGGTGGCAGAGTGGTCGAATGCGTCCGACTTGAAATCGGATGAGCCGCAAGGTTCCGTGGGTTCGAATCCCACCCTCTCCGTCAAGATAGACAATACGGGATATCTCATAGGCGATGGCTGCTGCGGTTTGTCTGCAAAATGTGCACAAGGTCTACAACGGGGTGCCCGTCGTCAATGATCTTTCCCTGTCCATTGAGGCGGGGGAGGTGTTTGGGCTACTGGGGCCAAACGGGGCCGGAAAATCCACCACCATCCGCATGGTGACGACCCTGACCCGCCCCAGCCAGGGAGACATTGTGGTGGCCGGGTATGACGTCAACCGCCAGCAGCTTGAGGTGCGCCGCCAGATTGGGGTGGTGCTGCAACAAACCAGCGTGGATGGCGACCTGACGGTGTGGGAAAACATGGAATTCCATGGCCGGATGCACCACATCCCCACGGCCCAGCGGCGGCGCAGCATCGACACCTGGCTGGAGTATGTGGAACTGCAAGATCGCCGGGACGACAAGGTAAAAACCCTCTCCGGCGGCATGAAGCGGCGTCTGCAAATTGCCCGTGCCCTGCTGCACAACCCCAAAATTTTGTTCCTCGATGAACCCACCGTCGGGCTAGATCCCCAAACCCGTCGCCGCCTCTGGGAAATCATCCAGCGCCTCAACCAGCAAGGTATGACCATGCTGCTCACCACCCACTATATGGATGAGGTGGAATACCTCTGCAACCGGATTGGGGTGATGGATCAGGGCAAGCTGATCGAACTGGGGACGCTGGATCAACTGCGTCAGCGCCACGGCCAGGGCATCATCATGACCCAACGGGACGACCGCTGGGACTATCAGTTCTTCCCTACCCTGGAAGCCGCCAATGCCCACCTCGACCAACAACCCGACAAAACGGGCATGATGGTACGCCCCTCCAACCTGGAGGATATTTTTGTGGAACTGACGGGACGAAACCTGGATTAAAGGCGGTATGGTATAGGCGACGTATCCTTGCCCCTAGGAAACATTTGCCATGGATTTAATGGGTTTAGTCAACCAAGTCATCGCCAGCAGCGACACCGAAGCCAGCAAAGGGCTGGTGGGATCGTTGCTAGGCAGCCTCAACCAAGCCCCCGTTGAGAACACCCAAATTGGAGCCATCGCCGGACAGTTGCAGGGGGTGCTGCAAACCAAGGCCCAAGGTCAGGCCGATGCGGGATCCCTGATGGGCGTGCTGCAAACCGTGGCCAGCAGTGGAGCCATTGAACAACTCCTTGCCTCCGATCAGATCTCCGCCATTGCCAAGCAGGTCGGCGTCGATCCGACCATGGTGAGAAGCGTGACGCCGCTGATTGCCCAGTTTTTGGTGAAGGGATCGAACCAGCAGGGCGGTGGGATGCTGCAAAAGGTGCTGTCTGGGGAAGTGGATCTGGCCCAGATGGCCAACCTGATCGGCATGGCCAGCAAGTTCCTGTAGTCTGTCCCTATGTCGAGCCTAGCCACCACCATCGAAGCGATTTTGTACCTCAAGGGCCAGCCCCTTTCCCTGGCCAAGCTGGCGGAACTGGCCCGCTGCGAACGGGAAGACATTGAGGAAGGGCTGATTGACCTGATGGACGAGTATGCCCACCGGGATGGAGCCCTGGAAATTGTGGAGACGGTGGATGGCTACTGCCTGCAACTGAAGGAGCGCTATCGGTTTTTGGTGGATATGCTGATCCCCCTCGATCTGGGGGTGGGGGCGCTGCGAACCCTCGCCGCCATTGCCCTGCGCGGCCCCATCAGCCAAACGGATTTGGTGGATCTGCGCGGGTCGGGGGCCTATCAGCATGTGCAGGAACTCCTGGCCCAGGGCTTTATCCGCAAGCGCAAGCAGTCCGATAGCCGATCTTCTCTGGTGCAGGTGACGGATAAGTTCTACCAGCATTTTGAAATTGACCAACTGCCGGAACTGCGCCCCAAAGCCGCCCGCCCACCCAGCCCCGCTGATGTGGAAGAGGATGATCCTGACGGGGCTGACCCCGAATCTGACCCCGAAGCGGCGGATGCGGTGGACAGCCCCCCAACGGCCCCATCTGCCGTGGATTCCCTAGCTTGAGGCGGCCATGAACGGGAACCCCACGGGCGGAGTGGTGATTGCCGGGGAGCGTAGCGGCGTGGGCAAAACCACCGTAACCCTGGCGCTGTTGTCGGCCTTGGCCCAGCGTTCTCAGCGGGTGCAGTCCTTCAAGGTGGGGCCGGATTATATCGACCCCATGTTTCACCGTCGGGTGACGGGTCGCCCGTGCTACAACCTTGACCCGGTGCTGACCTCAGCGGCCTACGTGCGCCAGTGTTTTGAGGAACGCTGCCGGGATGCCGACTTTGCTGTGGTAGAAGGGGTGATGGGCCTGTTTGACGGAGCCACCGGATCGTCGGACACCGCCAGCACCGCCCACATCGCCAAGCTGCTGAACCTGCCCGTGGTGCTGGTGGTGGATTGCAGCCGCCTCTCCCGGTCGGTGTTGGCCATTGTGCATGGCTATCGCAGCTTGGATCCAGACCTGACCCTGGCGGGGGTGGTGCTGAACCGGGTGGGTAGTGATCGCCACTTGGAACTGTTGCAGGATGCCCTGGGCACCCTCGATCTACCCATCCTCGGCGTCCTGCGTCGGCAGAGTGATATCACCATCCCCGACCGCCACCTGGGCCTGGTGCCAACGGCGGAACTGCCCCAACTTCAGGACTGCCTAGATCGCCTCGCTGACCTGGGCCAAACCTGCTTTGACTGGGCGCGGCTGCTGCCCCATCTCACCCCATCCCGCCCACCGTCTCCGGCAGAGGCATCCCCAGAAGCATCCCCAGAGGCATCCCCAGAAGCATCCGCCCAGAACAAACCCTCACATCACCTCCCTACGGCCAGCCCGTCGCCGTGGGGGCTGTTCTCGCCCAATCAGCAAGGGGCCTGTGACCGTATCCGGCGCACTCGCCCCCGCCTCGCCGTGGCCCAGGATGCGGCCTTTAGCTTTTACTATGCCGACGGGCTGGATTACCTGGCCGAGTTGGGGGCCGAACTGGTGCCCTGGAGTCCCCTGGCGGATGCAACCCTGCCCGAAGCGGTGGATGGGCTGTACCTTGGGGGCGGTTTCCCAGAAATGTTTGGGGCGGCCTTGGCGGATAATCAGCCCCTGCGGCAGCAGCTTCGGCAGCGCATCACCGCCGGATTGCCCACCTACGCCGAGTGCGGCGGCTTGATGTACTTGGCCGAAACCCTGGTGGACTTGCAGGGGCAGGCGTGGCCCATGGTCGGGGTGCTGCCCACCACGGTAACGATGGAATCGCGGTTGACCCTGGGCTATCGACAGGCCACCGCCACCGTCGCCAGCGTCGCCCTTCAGGCCCACCAGCAGGTGTGGGGCCACGAGTTTCACCATTCCCAGGTGACGGTGCCGCCCACGCCGCCGCTGTTTCAACTGCGCCGCTTTGATGCGAAAAACCCCCACGCCACCGAGGGCTGGGGGTCTCGCCATGTCCATGCGTCCTATGTCCATCTCCATTGGCAGGGCTGTCAGGTTCAGGCGGTGCAGTTTCTCTCGGCCTGCGCCGACTACCGGGCTACGGCCAGTCTCTCCGCGTTCCCCAGGGCCTAGGATTTGGGCACTGTCGCGTCAGTCGCTGGACTGCACCGTTCACAAGCCTCTGGCCTGCGGCAGGCGGGACGCCCACGCGACGATGATATCGAGGCTATAGGCCGGGATTGTAGCCACGGCCCAGCATTTGGGCGGTGCGGCACTGAGTTTGCGTCGTCCAGGTTTTGTCCCTAGGAGCATCATCCCCCAGGCCGGGATCATAGCCAACGCTGAGGATGTGGCCAAATTGGGTCAGTTTTTTGGCATTCCAGCCTTTGGATTGGGT contains:
- the uvrA gene encoding excinuclease ABC subunit UvrA, whose product is MPKSDAAAKKSDNSRNGRASTTGKASTTGKTSRKKSTSKQAVNGQDSPAESGIDLGHAGLAHHHSALDDNVIRIRGARQHNLKNLDLEIPRNKLVVFTGVSGSGKSSLAFDTIFAEGQRRYVESLSAYARQFLGQVDKPDVDAIEGLSPAISIDQKSTSHNPRSTVGTVTEIYDYLRLLYGRAGDPHCPHCDRSISPQTIDQMIDRVMALPDRTRFQILAPVVRGKKGTHKKLISSLASEGFVRVRVNGEIRELTDNIELDKNHSHHIEVVVDRLVKKDGLQERLADSLATCLKRSEGIAVIDILADKNQESGSEAVAAKDNVVSLSDRLPDRVPQAAEAGGSYGAALADALPKELVFSENFACPEHGAVMEELSPRLFSFNSPYGACPHCHGLGSLRTFSADLVVPDPTLPVYAAVAPWSEKDNTYYFSLLYSVGQAFGFEIQSRWDSLTPEQQHIVLHGSEEKIYIESDSRYRERKGYYRQYEGVLPILERQYKETTSELYKQKLEKYLVDQTCEVCHGTRLKPESNAVRIGPHSISDLTNVSIRECLSRIRNLVGEEGDAPKLSARQLQIGALVLREIRARLQFMMDVGLDYLTLHRTAMTLSGGEAQRIRLATQIGSGLTGVLYVLDEPSIGLHQRDNDRLLNTLTRLRDLGNTLIVVEHDEDTIRAADHLVDIGPGAGIHGGAIVAEGDLKALTTAKDSLTGAYLSGRLSIPTPAERRSGNGRSLTLKNAHRNNLKNLDVELPLGKLVCITGVSGSGKSTLVNELLYPALQHHFGSKVPFPKDLEKLDGLKALDKVIVIDQSPIGRTPRSNPATYTGVFDVIRNLFTETIEAKARGYKAGQFSFNVKGGRCEACGGQGVNVIEMNFLPDVYVQCEVCKGARYNRETLQVTYKGKNISDVLNMTAEEALAFFENIPQAASRLQTMVDVGLGYIRLGQTAPTLSGGEAQRMKLASELARRSTGKTLYLIDEPTTGLSFYDVHKLLDVVQRLVDKGNSVLMIEHNLDVIRCADWIVDLGPEGGDRGGELIAQGTPEAVAQVVGSYTGKYLAKVLEQHPAG
- a CDS encoding amino acid ABC transporter ATP-binding protein codes for the protein MIRIERLVKSFGPLEVLKDISTEVETGQVVAIIGPSGSGKSTLLRCINLLETPTAGHIFVDGMDITSPKCDILKVRQNVGMVFQHFNLFPHKTVMENLTYAPMKVKGLSKADASQIALDLLTKVGLAEKADQYPSRLSGGQKQRVAIARALAMQPDTMLFDEPTSALDPEMVKEVLDVMKGLADTGITMCIVTHEMGFAREVADRVLFLDGGYLVEDAPPDVFFSSPKSDRAQQFLEKVL
- a CDS encoding amino acid ABC transporter permease, with the translated sequence MNLDFSQIVPSLPFILRGVVVTLQFTLLSAVFGFTLGTLLSLLKISSVKPVRWFAEFYTSIFRGTPLILQLALVYFATPQLIGYRITPIEAGVLTFALNSAAYSSETIRAGIMAVDKGQREAALSLGVPYKLMMLDIILPQAFKNILPAMVNESIALLKDSALVSTIGVLDLMRRAQVVAGQTFLYFEPLIVVGVIYYIMVMGLTQAAQVLERRMRRSD
- a CDS encoding transporter substrate-binding domain-containing protein, with the protein product MKRRWFLASTAAVACLTVGLTSACGGGSSTGGSGGQTLVMATSADYPPYEFVETSGGTEEIVGFDIDIARHIATELGYELEITNMDFNGLIPALQAGRADFVMAGMTPTEERKQNVDFSEIYFEARNMLVFPADQAITGPQDLAGKTLGVQLGSIQEGLGNDLVAEVPNLTLAPLNRINEIVQELRSGRIDAAIMENTVADGFLANNPDLRAVEIEDQEAAGSAIAFPKDSERVEDFNRVLAEMKSSGLMEELVLKWFGDRES
- a CDS encoding ABC transporter ATP-binding protein; the encoded protein is MAAAVCLQNVHKVYNGVPVVNDLSLSIEAGEVFGLLGPNGAGKSTTIRMVTTLTRPSQGDIVVAGYDVNRQQLEVRRQIGVVLQQTSVDGDLTVWENMEFHGRMHHIPTAQRRRSIDTWLEYVELQDRRDDKVKTLSGGMKRRLQIARALLHNPKILFLDEPTVGLDPQTRRRLWEIIQRLNQQGMTMLLTTHYMDEVEYLCNRIGVMDQGKLIELGTLDQLRQRHGQGIIMTQRDDRWDYQFFPTLEAANAHLDQQPDKTGMMVRPSNLEDIFVELTGRNLD
- the scpB gene encoding SMC-Scp complex subunit ScpB; this encodes MSSLATTIEAILYLKGQPLSLAKLAELARCEREDIEEGLIDLMDEYAHRDGALEIVETVDGYCLQLKERYRFLVDMLIPLDLGVGALRTLAAIALRGPISQTDLVDLRGSGAYQHVQELLAQGFIRKRKQSDSRSSLVQVTDKFYQHFEIDQLPELRPKAARPPSPADVEEDDPDGADPESDPEAADAVDSPPTAPSAVDSLA
- a CDS encoding cobyrinate a,c-diamide synthase, with translation MNGNPTGGVVIAGERSGVGKTTVTLALLSALAQRSQRVQSFKVGPDYIDPMFHRRVTGRPCYNLDPVLTSAAYVRQCFEERCRDADFAVVEGVMGLFDGATGSSDTASTAHIAKLLNLPVVLVVDCSRLSRSVLAIVHGYRSLDPDLTLAGVVLNRVGSDRHLELLQDALGTLDLPILGVLRRQSDITIPDRHLGLVPTAELPQLQDCLDRLADLGQTCFDWARLLPHLTPSRPPSPAEASPEASPEASPEASAQNKPSHHLPTASPSPWGLFSPNQQGACDRIRRTRPRLAVAQDAAFSFYYADGLDYLAELGAELVPWSPLADATLPEAVDGLYLGGGFPEMFGAALADNQPLRQQLRQRITAGLPTYAECGGLMYLAETLVDLQGQAWPMVGVLPTTVTMESRLTLGYRQATATVASVALQAHQQVWGHEFHHSQVTVPPTPPLFQLRRFDAKNPHATEGWGSRHVHASYVHLHWQGCQVQAVQFLSACADYRATASLSAFPRA